The sequence CCGGCGTCGGCCAGGGCCTGCCATCGGTCGGAGGCGAAGACCTCGCAGTAGCGCTGGTACGCCAGCCGGGCGTTGGCGATCGCGGCCTTGCCGCGCAGCGCCTTGGCCTCGGCGGAGCCGATCTTCTCGAGTCGCTTGTCGGCCTCGCTGTCGACCCGGGAGACGAAGAACGACGCCACCGACCCGATCTTGGACAGGTCGTGCCCGTTCGCCTTCGCCTGCTCCAGCCCGGCGAGGAACGCCTCCATGACCTGCGAGTAACGATCCAGGCTGAAGATCAGCGTGACGTTGACGCTGATCCCCTGGGCCAGGGTGGCGGTGATCGCCGGCAGCCCCGCCTCGGTGGCCGGGATCTTGATGAACAGGTTGGGCCGGTCGATCAGCCACCACAGCGCCCCGGCCTCGGCGACGGTCTTCTCCGTCTCGTGGGCCAGCCGCGGGTCCACCTCGATGGAGACCCGGCCGTCGACCCCGCCGCTGGCGTCGTACGCCGGGCGCATCACGTCGCAGGCCCACCGCACGTCGTACGTGGTGAGCATGCGGACCGCCTCCTCGACGTCCACCCCACGGACGGCGAGGTCCTTCAGCTGCCAGTTGTACTCGTCCGCGTCGCTCAGCGCCTTGGCGAAGATGGTCGGGTTGGAGGTGACCCCGACCAGGTGCTTCTCGCGGCGCAGCTGGTCCAGCCCGCCGGAGCTCAGTCGTACCCGGGAAAGATCGTCGAGCCAGATCGCCACTCCCGCGGCGCTCAGCTCACCCAGCCTGTCGGCCATGCCGTCCACGCTCCCCTCAGTTGCCGGTCGTCGAACCGGTGATGTCGCCCACCCGGGTCAGTGCCGCGTGCGCGGCGGCCACGATCCGGTCGGGGGTGAACCCGAACTGCTCGAAGAGCACGGTGTGCGGGGCGCTCGCCCCGTAGTGCTCCAGGCTCACGCTCTCGCCGCTGTCGCCGACGATCCTCCGCCAGGACATGGCGATGCCCGCCTCCACGCTCACCCGTGCCTTTACCCCGCGCGGCAGGACCGACTCCCGGTACGCCTCGTCCTGCGCGAAGAACCACTCCTGGCAGGGCATCGAGACGACCCGGGTGGGGGTGCCGTCGGCCTCCAGCCGCTCCCGCGCGGTGAGGCAGAGCTGCACCTCGGAGCCGGTGCCGACGAGGATCACCTGCGGCATCCCGGTGGACGCCTCGGCCAGCACGTAGCCGCCCTTGGCGACGCCCTCCGCGCCCGCCAGCTCGGTGCGGTCCAGGGTCGGCAGCGGCTGGCGGCTGAGCGCCAGGGCGGTGGGCCGGTCGCTGTGCTCCAGCGCCTGCCGCCACGCCCACGCGGTCTCGTTGGCGTCGGCCGGGCGAACCACGTCCAGGCCAGGAATGGCGCGCAGCGAGGTCAGGTGCTCCACCGGCTGGTGGGTCGGGCCGTCCTCGCCCAGGCCGATCGAGTCGTGCGTCCAGACGTAGACCACCGGCAGCTTCATCAGCGCGGCGAGCCGCACCGAGGGGCGCATGTAGTCGCTGAACACCAGGAAGGTGCCGCCGTACGGGCGGGTGCCGCCGTGCAGGGCGATGCCGTTCAGGATCGCGCCCATGGCGTGCTCGCGGATGCCGAAGTGCAGGGTGCGGCCGTACTCGTGGCCGGGGAACTCCTTGGTGGCGTGGTTGGCCGGGATGAAGGACGGCTCGCCCTTCATGGTGGTGTTGTTGCTCTCCGCCAGGTCGGCCGAGCCGCCCCAGAGCTCGGGCAGCACCGGGGCGAGGGCCTCCAGGACCTTGCCGGAGGCGGCCCGGGTGGCGATGCCCTTGGCGTCGGCCGGGAAGGTCGGCAGCGCGTCAGCCCAGCCCTCGGGGAGCTTCCGGCCGGCCATCCGGTCCCAGAGCGCCTTGCGCTCCGGGTTGGCCTGCGCCCACGCGTCGAAC comes from Micromonospora viridifaciens and encodes:
- the tal gene encoding transaldolase, which codes for MADRLGELSAAGVAIWLDDLSRVRLSSGGLDQLRREKHLVGVTSNPTIFAKALSDADEYNWQLKDLAVRGVDVEEAVRMLTTYDVRWACDVMRPAYDASGGVDGRVSIEVDPRLAHETEKTVAEAGALWWLIDRPNLFIKIPATEAGLPAITATLAQGISVNVTLIFSLDRYSQVMEAFLAGLEQAKANGHDLSKIGSVASFFVSRVDSEADKRLEKIGSAEAKALRGKAAIANARLAYQRYCEVFASDRWQALADAGAHPQRPLWASTSTKNPDYRDVMYVEELIAPGTVNTMPEATIHAFADHGEVHADTVTGCYDDARKVFTDLQAVGVDMADVVAVLEREGVEKFEASWVELLDGVQKSLAEAAKGTGQPGRAAKGNARAAEQAGGNA
- the tkt gene encoding transketolase, with the protein product MAANRPELPALNWSDLDRRAVDTVRVLAMDAVEKSGNGHPGTAMSLAPAAYLLFNRVMRHNPAAPDWAGRDRFVLSAGHSSLTLYIQLFLSGYPLSLDDLKALRQWGSLTPGHPEHGHTPGVETTTGPLGQGLGNAVGMAMAARRERGLFDPAAEAGESPFDHDIWCIASDGDIEEGISHEVSALAGHQQLGNLCVIYDDNEISIEDDTRIAKSEDVAARYEAYGWHVQTVDWRRGDADQGDYHEDVEALYEALLAARAETGRPSFIALRTIIGWPAPNKKNTGKIHGSALGADEVKATKEILGFDPQRTFQVDEEVLKHSRQVMERGAAAQAEWTTAFDAWAQANPERKALWDRMAGRKLPEGWADALPTFPADAKGIATRAASGKVLEALAPVLPELWGGSADLAESNNTTMKGEPSFIPANHATKEFPGHEYGRTLHFGIREHAMGAILNGIALHGGTRPYGGTFLVFSDYMRPSVRLAALMKLPVVYVWTHDSIGLGEDGPTHQPVEHLTSLRAIPGLDVVRPADANETAWAWRQALEHSDRPTALALSRQPLPTLDRTELAGAEGVAKGGYVLAEASTGMPQVILVGTGSEVQLCLTARERLEADGTPTRVVSMPCQEWFFAQDEAYRESVLPRGVKARVSVEAGIAMSWRRIVGDSGESVSLEHYGASAPHTVLFEQFGFTPDRIVAAAHAALTRVGDITGSTTGN